In Aegilops tauschii subsp. strangulata cultivar AL8/78 chromosome 3, Aet v6.0, whole genome shotgun sequence, one genomic interval encodes:
- the LOC120976343 gene encoding rust resistance kinase Lr10-like, with amino-acid sequence MEVELDPLVDARACFVKCSQEVKGTGTYMPVACLSTNDSFVYVLTGLRSTYMEYLQPSCGYLAVTPRPWDSPTLENASYADVVKSMRTGFVVYFPLRYTRETIKGCLRDIVRCSRLHHNNHLLDSEVASRFVLAPLAVLIFLAHKYWKTRITIDAVEKFLRKQQMLGPMRYAYTDITAITSHFRDKLGQGGYGSVFKGVLLPGNVHVAVKMLEGNPNCNGEDFINEVSIIGRIHHVNVVRLMGFCSEEMRRALVYEYMPQGSLDKYIFSAKKNFSWDKLADIADPA; translated from the exons ATGGAAGTCGAATTGGacccccttgtagatgctcgGGCTTGCTTTGTAAAATGCTCTCAGGAAGTAAAGGGTACTGGTACGTACATGCCTGTTGCTTGCCTAAGCACCAACGATTCTTTTGTTTACGTGCTAACTGGCCTCAGATCTACATACATGGAGTACCTTCAACCTTCTTGTGGGTACTTGGCCGTGACTCCTCGACCTTGGGACAGTCCGACGCTAGAAAATGCAAGTTATGCAGATGTTGTGAAATCCATGAGGACTGGATTTgttgtttattttcctttgagaTATACTAGGGAGACCATCAAGGGATGCCTAAGAGACATTGTTCG GTGTTCCCGGttacatcataataatcatcttCTGGATTCTGAAGTGGCTAGCAG GTTCGTGTTGGCACCACTGGCTGTGTTGATCTTCCTCGCCCACAAGTATTGGAAAACGAGGATCACGATCGATGCTGTCGAGAAGTTCCTCCGAAAGCAACAAATGCTAGGTCCAATGAGGTATGCCTACACCGACATCACAGCAATTACAAGCCATTTCAGAGATAAGCTGGGCCAGGGAGGCTACGGCTCTGTGTTCAAGGGTGTGCTATTGCCAGGCAATGTTCATGTCGCTGTCAAGATGCTAGAGGGCAATCCTAACTGCAATGGAGAAGATTTCATCAATGAAGTCTCCATCATCGGTAGGATCCATCACGTTAATGTGGTGCGCCTCATGGGATTCTGCTCAGAGGAAATGAGGAGAGCACTAGTTTATGAGTACATGCCTCAAGGTTCTCTGGACAAGTACATCTTCTCAGCCAAGAAGAATTTCTCCTGGGACAAGCTAGCCGATATAGCAGATCCGGCTTGA
- the LOC141020888 gene encoding uncharacterized protein, with the protein MAMPAALRALSVLYVLAVLAGNQVEGRHHQPDCPSFSCGLLGNISSPFRRASDPPGCGYRSYELVCSDTKATICIGGATYYVSGINYSNFSFWVVDADLDLHNSCPLPRWNPPYPHDNMEVELDPLVDTRACFVKCSQEVKGTGTYMPVACLSTNDSFVYVLTGLRSTYMEYLQPSCGYLAVTPRPWDSPTLENASYADVVKSMRTGFAVYFPLRYTRETIKGCLRDIVR; encoded by the coding sequence ATGGCGATGCCTGCTGCTCTCAGGGCCTTAAGTGTCTTGTATGTGCTTGCAGTTCTTGCTGGAAATCAGGTGGAAGGGCGGCACCATCAGCCTGACTGTCCTTCTTTCTCGTGCGGTCTTCTTGGAAACATATCGTCTCCATTTCGTCGGGCAAGTGATCCACCTGGGTGCGGCTATCGATCTTACGAGCTGGTTTGCAGTGATACCAAGGCTACGATATGCATCGGCGGTGCAACTTACTATGTGTCTGGTATCAACTACAGTAATTTTTCCTTCTGGGTTGTTGATGCCGACTTGGATTTACACAACAGCTGTCCTCTACCTCGGTGGAATCCTCCATACCCACACGACAACATGGAAGTCGAATTGGACCCCCTTGTAGATACTCGGGCTTGCTTTGTAAAATGCTCTCAGGAAGTAAAGGGCACTGGTACGTACATGCCTGTTGCTTGCCTAAGCACCAACGATTCTTTTGTTTACGTGCTAACTGGCCTCAGATCTACATACATGGAGTACCTTCAACCTTCTTGTGGGTACTTGGCCGTGACTCCTCGACCTTGGGACAGTCCGACGCTAGAAAATGCAAGTTATGCAGATGTTGTGAAATCCATGAGGACTGGATTTgctgtttattttcctttgagaTATACTAGGGAGACCATCAAGGGATGCCTAAGAGACATTGTTCGGTGA